In the Ilumatobacteraceae bacterium genome, one interval contains:
- a CDS encoding DUF1971 domain-containing protein — protein MTADLPAGLVLARTTDEFDENSVPAGLLRDHRVAAGVWGRLLVRSGALRFGFGDDAEFGVTEGGSVVIPPEQVHHVALVGPVRFVVEFHRPADTVAT, from the coding sequence ATGACCGCCGATCTCCCCGCCGGACTCGTGCTGGCACGGACGACCGACGAGTTCGACGAGAACTCCGTTCCCGCCGGGCTCCTGCGCGACCACCGGGTCGCGGCGGGCGTGTGGGGTCGGTTGCTGGTGCGGTCGGGCGCGCTGCGGTTCGGATTCGGTGACGACGCCGAGTTCGGCGTCACCGAGGGCGGATCGGTCGTGATCCCGCCCGAGCAGGTGCACCACGTCGCGCTCGTCGGGCCGGTGCGGTTCGTCGTCGAGTTCCACCGACCGGCGGATACCGTGGCCACATGA
- a CDS encoding pyridoxamine 5'-phosphate oxidase family protein — protein MSDEPLTIDELRERVEEVRIVMATTIDEHGLLSSRPLTVQRIDENGDVYFIVGREADWAIGGQAMNVSLVDDGRTWISVVGRAEYVEGTSLLSDLWDEMTDTYFPDGPESAVALQVHADRWEYWTAPNKLAQMAGMAKAFLMDSPPDVGESGTVDT, from the coding sequence ATGAGCGACGAACCATTGACCATCGACGAGTTGCGCGAACGGGTCGAGGAGGTCCGGATCGTGATGGCGACCACCATCGACGAGCACGGTCTGCTGTCGTCCCGTCCACTCACGGTGCAGCGCATCGACGAGAACGGCGACGTGTACTTCATCGTCGGCCGCGAGGCCGACTGGGCGATCGGCGGACAGGCGATGAACGTCTCGCTCGTCGACGATGGCCGCACCTGGATCTCGGTCGTCGGCCGCGCCGAGTACGTCGAGGGCACCTCACTGCTGAGCGACCTGTGGGACGAGATGACCGACACGTACTTCCCCGACGGACCGGAGAGCGCCGTGGCGCTCCAGGTGCACGCCGACCGGTGGGAGTACTGGACGGCCCCGAACAAGCTCGCCCAGATGGCCGGGATGGCGAAGGCGTTCCTGATGGACTCGCCGCCCGACGTCGGCGAGAGCGGCACCGTCGACACCTGA
- a CDS encoding nucleoside/nucleotide kinase family protein yields the protein MGPRRIIGIAGCPGAGKSTLAAGLVAEHPDTHVLVPMDGFHLADEQLRRLDRSDRKGAPDTFDVDGYVTLLGRIAADTTDTVYAPRFDRRIEASIANAIAVEPRHTTVITEGNYLLHDADGWERVRPLLDECWYVDCTYPTRIVRLIGRHIRHGRSADETAEWVRSVDEPNARLIRTKMNTADVIIRSEDGRLALPLPPDWRTPWW from the coding sequence GTGGGTCCGCGACGGATCATCGGGATCGCCGGCTGCCCCGGCGCCGGCAAATCGACACTCGCGGCCGGACTGGTCGCCGAGCACCCCGACACGCACGTGCTCGTCCCGATGGACGGCTTCCACCTCGCCGACGAACAGCTCCGCCGCCTCGATCGCTCCGACCGCAAGGGCGCGCCCGACACGTTCGACGTCGACGGCTACGTCACGCTGCTCGGCCGGATCGCCGCCGACACGACCGACACCGTGTACGCCCCGCGCTTCGATCGCCGGATCGAAGCGTCGATCGCGAACGCCATCGCCGTCGAACCGCGTCACACCACCGTGATCACCGAGGGCAACTACCTGCTCCACGACGCCGACGGTTGGGAACGCGTCCGTCCACTGCTCGACGAGTGCTGGTACGTCGACTGCACGTACCCGACCCGGATCGTCCGATTGATCGGGCGCCACATCCGACACGGACGCTCGGCGGACGAGACGGCGGAGTGGGTTCGCTCGGTCGACGAGCCGAACGCCCGACTCATCCGCACGAAGATGAACACCGCCGACGTGATCATCCGCTCCGAGGACGGACGGCTGGCGCTACCGCTGCCGCCCGACTGGCGAACTCCCTGGTGGTGA
- a CDS encoding amidase gives MTTDLHWWSATDLAAAIRGREVSAAEALEHQIARIERLDGPVNAIVHWDVERAREAARSADAAVAAGHDVGPLHGVPITIKDSFQTVGCVTTSGAPELADFVPTEDAAPVARLRAAGAIPFAKSNLPIYAGDIQSFNEVYGTTNNPHDLARTPGGSSGGSAAALAMGFTSLELGSDIGGSIRVPAHYSGVSGHKPSYGIVAAHGQIPGMPGTLSQADLAVAGPMSRSVRDLELALDVLVGPDRWNAPAWRIELPPPRGEALDQLRIGAWLDDDHCPVDASTRTVLEHLVGQIEAAGGRVDTEARPGFTLEKIDGVFRDLLMAALAGGTPPGELDRLAATAGDSAAERAARSTAMRHREWLAHNERRLQIRERWREFFERFDIILMPVQPRGAIPHDHSMPQWDRTVDIDGVDRPYLDLFGWTGPAGAGMLPATVVPAGLGSDGLPIGVQIVGPYLHDRTTLRAAALIAKLAGGCPKPALALA, from the coding sequence ATGACGACGGACTTGCATTGGTGGTCGGCCACCGATCTCGCTGCCGCGATCCGCGGGCGCGAGGTGTCGGCGGCCGAGGCACTGGAGCACCAGATCGCGCGCATCGAACGCCTCGACGGCCCGGTCAACGCGATCGTCCACTGGGACGTCGAGCGTGCCCGCGAGGCCGCCCGCTCCGCCGATGCAGCGGTCGCGGCCGGCCACGACGTCGGGCCGCTGCACGGCGTGCCGATCACGATCAAGGACTCGTTCCAGACCGTGGGGTGTGTCACCACGTCGGGAGCGCCCGAACTCGCCGACTTCGTCCCGACCGAGGACGCCGCACCCGTCGCCCGCCTCCGCGCCGCCGGGGCCATCCCGTTCGCCAAGTCGAACCTGCCGATCTACGCCGGCGACATCCAGAGCTTCAACGAGGTGTACGGCACCACCAACAACCCGCACGATCTCGCCCGGACGCCCGGCGGATCGTCCGGCGGCTCGGCGGCAGCGCTCGCGATGGGATTCACCTCGCTCGAACTGGGCTCCGACATCGGCGGTTCGATCCGAGTGCCGGCCCACTACTCGGGCGTGTCGGGTCACAAGCCGAGCTACGGGATCGTGGCGGCGCACGGTCAGATCCCCGGCATGCCCGGGACCCTGTCGCAGGCCGACCTCGCGGTCGCCGGGCCCATGTCGCGGTCGGTCCGCGACCTCGAACTCGCGCTCGACGTGCTCGTCGGGCCCGATCGTTGGAACGCTCCGGCCTGGCGGATCGAACTGCCGCCGCCCCGAGGCGAGGCGCTCGACCAGCTCCGGATCGGCGCGTGGCTCGACGACGACCACTGCCCGGTCGATGCGTCCACCCGAACCGTGCTCGAGCATCTCGTCGGTCAGATCGAGGCCGCCGGTGGACGGGTCGACACCGAGGCCCGACCGGGGTTTACGCTCGAGAAGATCGACGGCGTGTTCCGCGATCTCCTCATGGCGGCGCTGGCCGGTGGCACCCCACCCGGCGAACTCGATCGGCTCGCCGCCACCGCGGGCGACAGCGCCGCCGAACGCGCGGCTCGCTCGACGGCGATGCGCCACCGCGAGTGGCTCGCCCACAACGAACGGCGGCTCCAGATCCGCGAGCGCTGGCGTGAGTTCTTCGAGCGGTTCGACATCATCCTGATGCCGGTCCAGCCGCGTGGTGCCATCCCCCACGACCACTCGATGCCGCAGTGGGACCGCACCGTCGACATCGACGGCGTCGACCGGCCGTACCTCGACCTGTTCGGTTGGACCGGCCCGGCCGGCGCCGGGATGCTGCCGGCGACCGTCGTACCCGCCGGACTCGGCAGCGACGGTTTGCCGATCGGCGTCCAGATCGTCGGTCCGTACCTCCACGACCGCACGACCCTGCGCGCCGCGGCACTGATCGCCAAGCTCGCCGGGGGCTGCCCCAAGCCGGCACTCGCGCTCGCGTGA
- a CDS encoding class I SAM-dependent methyltransferase, whose product MSDPTSRWNSERTVQRGADYDERWARMAAAGRSVHGEVDFVCRYEPESVLDAGCGTGRVAIELAARGVDAVGVDLDVAMLAEARAKAPSLTWVDGSVETVALGRGFDVVVMAGNVMIFVQPGTETAVVANLAGHLEPEGVLISGFQLGRAYDLERYDADCSAAGLVLVERFATWDGTPFVAGGDYAVSVHRRPG is encoded by the coding sequence GTGAGCGACCCGACCTCGCGCTGGAACTCCGAGCGCACGGTGCAGCGGGGTGCCGACTACGACGAGCGGTGGGCCAGGATGGCAGCCGCCGGGCGGTCGGTCCACGGTGAGGTCGACTTCGTGTGTCGCTACGAGCCGGAGTCGGTGCTCGACGCCGGTTGTGGCACGGGGCGGGTCGCGATCGAACTCGCCGCCCGCGGCGTCGACGCGGTCGGTGTCGACCTCGACGTCGCGATGCTCGCCGAGGCGCGGGCGAAAGCGCCGTCGCTGACCTGGGTCGACGGCAGCGTCGAGACGGTCGCCCTCGGTCGCGGGTTCGACGTCGTGGTCATGGCCGGCAACGTGATGATCTTCGTCCAGCCCGGTACCGAGACCGCCGTGGTCGCCAACCTCGCGGGCCACCTCGAGCCCGAGGGCGTGCTGATCTCCGGCTTCCAGTTGGGGCGAGCGTACGACCTCGAGCGTTACGACGCCGACTGCTCGGCGGCCGGTCTGGTGCTGGTCGAACGGTTCGCCACCTGGGACGGCACGCCGTTCGTCGCCGGCGGCGACTACGCCGTCAGCGTGCACCGCCGCCCCGGTTGA
- a CDS encoding alpha/beta hydrolase has translation MAIEPRTVKLPGAGLSLAADLYGDETDPPVVLLHGGGQTRHAWGGAAAAFAASGRFAISIDLRGHGHSDWSPDGLYGMTQFAADVHALAAGLGRRPALVGASLGGLASLVAVGEASAPVATALVLVDVAPRIEVEGRVKIQSFMRAGMRGFDTLEEAADSVSAFIPHRPRPKDLSGLEKNLRRRGDGRWYWHWDPRWLGNNEGVDGQSGLVHHDRMCAAARRVTVPTMLVRGRMSDIVSDESVRELRELVPHAEVVDVADAGHMVAGDKNDVFNSAVIDFVGRVES, from the coding sequence ATGGCGATCGAACCCCGAACGGTGAAGCTGCCCGGAGCCGGCCTGTCGTTGGCGGCCGACCTGTACGGCGACGAGACCGACCCACCGGTGGTGCTCCTGCACGGCGGCGGCCAGACCCGCCACGCGTGGGGAGGCGCCGCTGCCGCGTTCGCGGCGTCGGGTCGTTTCGCGATCTCGATCGACCTGCGCGGGCACGGGCACAGCGACTGGTCGCCCGACGGCCTCTACGGGATGACGCAGTTCGCTGCCGACGTCCACGCGTTGGCGGCCGGCCTGGGCCGCCGGCCGGCGCTCGTCGGGGCGTCGCTGGGTGGCCTGGCGTCGCTCGTGGCGGTCGGCGAAGCGAGCGCACCGGTCGCGACGGCGCTCGTGCTGGTCGACGTCGCGCCGAGGATCGAGGTCGAGGGTCGGGTGAAGATCCAGTCGTTCATGCGGGCCGGGATGCGCGGCTTCGACACGCTGGAAGAGGCGGCCGATTCGGTCTCGGCGTTCATCCCGCACCGACCACGGCCGAAGGACCTGTCGGGTCTCGAGAAGAACCTGCGTCGCCGTGGCGACGGACGCTGGTACTGGCACTGGGACCCGCGCTGGCTCGGCAACAACGAGGGCGTCGACGGTCAGAGCGGCCTGGTCCACCACGACCGGATGTGCGCGGCGGCCCGGCGGGTCACGGTGCCGACGATGCTGGTGCGCGGCCGCATGAGCGACATCGTGAGCGACGAGAGCGTCCGTGAACTCCGTGAACTGGTTCCCCATGCCGAGGTCGTCGACGTCGCCGACGCCGGTCACATGGTTGCCGGCGACAAGAACGACGTCTTCAACTCGGCCGTGATCGACTTCGTCGGACGCGTCGAGTCCTGA
- a CDS encoding exodeoxyribonuclease III, whose amino-acid sequence MRLATWNVNSIRTRVDAVVAWIERHEPDVLLLQETKCTDAMFDTPEIAGRLTTLGHEFVHHGTNHYNGVAILSRCGLGDVSVGFADRRDGAFGEARLLAATCAGVRVHNVYVPNGRKAYTPHWEAKVAWLRHLRTVVDATVPTIVAGDMNVQRADIDVYDPKRWRNRNHATPEERAALAALIDAGLHDVVRDRHPDPGVYTWWNHAAEQFSRNRGMRIDLVLAGRAVAARVRDAWIDTDERGRTRSSDHAPVVVDLT is encoded by the coding sequence GTGCGGCTCGCCACCTGGAACGTCAACTCGATCCGCACCCGGGTCGACGCCGTCGTCGCCTGGATCGAGCGACACGAACCCGACGTGCTGCTGTTGCAGGAGACCAAGTGCACCGACGCGATGTTCGACACTCCCGAGATCGCAGGTCGTCTCACGACACTCGGACACGAATTCGTGCACCACGGCACCAACCACTACAACGGGGTCGCGATCCTCAGCCGGTGCGGGCTCGGCGACGTGTCCGTCGGGTTCGCTGACCGTCGCGACGGCGCGTTCGGAGAGGCCCGTCTGCTCGCCGCCACGTGCGCGGGCGTGCGGGTGCACAACGTGTACGTGCCGAACGGCCGCAAGGCGTACACACCACATTGGGAGGCCAAGGTGGCCTGGCTGCGCCACCTCCGCACCGTGGTCGACGCGACCGTGCCGACGATCGTCGCCGGTGACATGAACGTGCAGCGGGCCGACATCGACGTGTACGACCCGAAACGCTGGCGGAACCGCAACCACGCCACGCCGGAGGAACGCGCCGCGCTCGCTGCGCTGATCGACGCCGGGCTCCACGACGTCGTGCGCGACCGGCACCCTGACCCCGGCGTGTACACCTGGTGGAACCACGCCGCGGAACAGTTCAGCCGGAATCGCGGGATGCGGATCGACCTCGTCCTCGCCGGCCGCGCGGTGGCCGCCCGGGTGCGCGACGCCTGGATCGACACCGACGAACGCGGGCGCACTCGCAGCAGCGACCACGCCCCGGTCGTCGTCGACCTCACCTGA
- a CDS encoding tandem-95 repeat protein encodes MSAEERPQQSRWTGRPRAAFGIKALVFIAPILISVAATHLISKVVPRPAELLSTIVWWIALSVFATGVLFVADRLARKLLPLAALLQLSLVFPDQAPSRFKTAMRTQTVHQLKLRIAELRQTGLPDDPALAAETLIELVADLSAHDRLTRGHAERVRAYSRMIGEELGLDSHELDLLQWAGLAHDVGKLFVPGEILNKPGRLDDAEFEIIKQHPGWGAEMCQPLRGWLGEWVDAVGEHHERWDGGGYPSGISGEEISLAARIVSVADVYDVITSARSYKAAGTAVEGRQELARCAGTQFDPRVVRAFMNISLGRLRLIMGPLSWLAQLPVVGRMPVGSVAGAAVSATATAVTLVAGGLLDPPATDRAVVEAAGQEVVVTMPVTTSTTTIVLPGAVIAIPESTTPASTVVPTAAPTTSPPTSTTTTTTVRPSTSTSAPSTAATTTVVVTLPFRPNISISDGRIPSAPVPPTTTPSTPVTPSVTTSTSTTTTPTTTPTTTPTTTPTTTPTTTTTTTTAPPGPVAVDDLAATAEGSPVEIDVAANDARVTSASLDSVPANGTITRVGPTRFRFVPLPNWSGETTFRYTAVDVRGARSSASVVISVSAVPDPPIARDDTVAMDEDDSIDVAVLANDTDPDGDPLTILTVTADDGVASTDGAVVRFTPDPNEFGPMQLRYTISDGTGRTAAASVFVTVNPRPDPPSAGGDAYAAQESTALIVAAPGVLDNDGDEDGDTLTASLHSGPDHGTLSLAADGSFTYAPAPAFVGSDAFTYRVSDGTGRSDVATVTIDVGSTGVDQRFYLGTNGESATDWALTPTKPANASPEPDHDGDGSPGLTIEPSSQKLDDTDPRKFQHWSFEPASDLVLDGPVRLVLWSTVEDFEVEEDVDYSVWLQDCAANGTGCVTLASSVDVHVDEWNRGRSTWVEREITIGSVDATIPAGRMLRLRLMFNHDKVWVALSGTRASALEYTRAL; translated from the coding sequence ATGAGCGCTGAGGAGCGGCCGCAGCAGAGTCGTTGGACGGGGCGTCCGCGCGCCGCGTTCGGGATCAAGGCGCTTGTCTTCATCGCCCCGATCCTCATCTCGGTCGCGGCGACCCATCTGATCTCGAAGGTGGTTCCACGACCGGCGGAGCTCCTCTCGACGATCGTCTGGTGGATCGCGCTCAGCGTGTTCGCGACCGGCGTGCTGTTCGTCGCCGACCGTCTCGCCCGCAAGCTGCTGCCGCTGGCCGCACTCCTGCAACTCTCGCTCGTGTTCCCGGATCAGGCGCCGTCGCGCTTCAAGACCGCCATGCGAACGCAGACTGTGCATCAGCTCAAGTTGCGGATCGCAGAACTCCGCCAGACCGGTCTCCCTGACGATCCAGCGCTCGCTGCAGAGACGCTGATCGAGCTCGTCGCCGATCTGAGCGCACACGACCGCCTCACCCGTGGCCATGCCGAACGTGTGCGGGCCTACAGCCGGATGATCGGCGAAGAACTCGGCCTCGACTCGCACGAGCTCGACCTGCTCCAGTGGGCCGGACTCGCCCATGATGTCGGGAAGCTGTTCGTCCCGGGCGAGATCCTCAACAAACCCGGTCGGCTGGACGACGCCGAGTTCGAGATCATCAAACAGCACCCGGGTTGGGGCGCCGAGATGTGCCAACCGCTGCGGGGCTGGCTCGGCGAGTGGGTCGATGCCGTCGGTGAGCACCACGAGCGCTGGGACGGTGGCGGTTACCCATCGGGGATCTCCGGTGAGGAGATTTCGCTCGCAGCTCGGATCGTGTCGGTCGCCGACGTCTACGACGTGATCACCAGTGCTCGGTCGTACAAGGCGGCGGGCACCGCCGTCGAGGGCCGCCAGGAACTGGCCCGCTGTGCCGGCACGCAGTTCGATCCTCGTGTGGTGCGGGCGTTCATGAACATCTCGCTCGGTCGCCTCCGACTCATCATGGGTCCGCTGTCGTGGTTGGCGCAGCTGCCCGTCGTCGGTCGAATGCCGGTCGGCTCGGTCGCCGGCGCTGCGGTGAGCGCCACCGCGACCGCGGTGACGCTCGTCGCCGGTGGCTTGCTCGACCCGCCGGCGACCGATCGCGCCGTGGTCGAGGCTGCGGGGCAGGAGGTCGTGGTCACGATGCCGGTGACGACCAGCACGACCACCATCGTGCTGCCCGGTGCGGTGATCGCGATCCCGGAATCCACCACACCCGCGAGCACGGTGGTGCCGACCGCCGCGCCGACGACCAGCCCGCCGACGAGCACGACCACGACCACGACCGTCCGGCCGTCGACGTCCACGTCGGCGCCGTCCACGGCCGCGACGACAACGGTGGTCGTGACGCTCCCGTTCCGCCCGAACATCTCGATCTCCGACGGTCGAATCCCGTCGGCTCCCGTGCCGCCCACGACCACGCCGTCCACTCCGGTCACCCCGTCGGTCACCACGTCCACGTCGACCACGACCACTCCGACGACCACTCCGACGACCACTCCGACGACCACTCCGACGACCACTCCGACCACCACGACGACGACCACGACGGCGCCGCCCGGGCCGGTGGCGGTCGACGACCTCGCGGCGACCGCTGAGGGTTCGCCGGTCGAGATCGACGTTGCGGCCAACGACGCACGGGTGACGTCGGCGTCGCTCGACTCGGTGCCGGCGAACGGTACGATCACCCGTGTCGGCCCCACCCGTTTCCGGTTCGTCCCCTTGCCGAACTGGTCCGGTGAGACGACCTTCCGGTACACGGCGGTCGACGTCCGCGGCGCACGTTCGTCGGCGTCGGTGGTGATCTCGGTCAGCGCGGTACCCGATCCCCCGATCGCTCGCGACGACACCGTCGCGATGGACGAGGACGACTCGATCGACGTGGCCGTGCTCGCCAACGACACCGACCCCGACGGGGACCCGCTCACGATCTTGACGGTCACCGCCGACGATGGAGTGGCCTCCACCGACGGCGCAGTCGTCCGGTTCACGCCGGACCCGAACGAGTTCGGGCCGATGCAGCTCCGCTACACGATCTCCGATGGCACCGGGCGGACGGCGGCCGCGTCCGTGTTCGTGACCGTGAACCCCCGGCCGGACCCTCCGTCGGCGGGTGGCGATGCCTACGCAGCGCAGGAGTCGACCGCGCTCATCGTGGCTGCGCCCGGCGTGCTCGACAACGACGGCGACGAGGACGGTGACACCCTCACCGCTTCACTGCACTCGGGTCCCGACCACGGCACCCTCTCCCTCGCGGCGGATGGTTCGTTCACCTACGCACCCGCACCCGCATTCGTCGGCTCCGACGCGTTCACCTACCGGGTCTCGGACGGGACCGGTCGCTCCGACGTCGCAACCGTCACGATCGACGTCGGCAGCACCGGAGTCGACCAGCGCTTCTACCTCGGCACGAACGGCGAGTCGGCGACCGACTGGGCGCTCACACCGACGAAGCCGGCGAATGCATCGCCCGAGCCCGATCACGACGGCGACGGCTCGCCGGGCCTCACCATCGAACCGTCGAGCCAGAAGCTGGACGACACCGATCCCCGCAAGTTCCAGCACTGGAGCTTCGAGCCGGCGTCCGATCTCGTACTCGACGGGCCGGTTCGGCTCGTGCTGTGGAGCACGGTCGAGGACTTCGAGGTCGAGGAGGACGTCGACTATTCCGTGTGGCTCCAGGACTGCGCCGCGAACGGCACCGGCTGTGTAACGCTCGCCAGTTCCGTCGATGTCCACGTCGACGAGTGGAATCGCGGGCGTTCGACCTGGGTCGAGCGCGAGATCACGATCGGATCGGTCGACGCGACGATCCCCGCAGGACGGATGCTTCGGCTCCGGCTGATGTTCAACCACGACAAGGTGTGGGTCGCGCTCAGTGGCACGCGAGCCAGCGCACTGGAGTACACCCGCGCCCTCTGA
- a CDS encoding SMP-30/gluconolactonase/LRE family protein, with the protein MDEWSLLVDGVDFGEGPRWRDGALWYSDFHQRAVYRVSADGERTAVYDGLDDRPSGMGWLPDGTFLVVFMTSRRVMCDRGDGRLVEYADLSSIATHHCNDLIVDRHGNAFVGNFGFDLEALASFAPADLAVVRPDGSVAVAAPDMAFPNGAVITPDDTTLIVGQSFGGNYIAFTMHDDGTLTDRRQWAEIPGTAPDGCALDDAGGIWFSDALGSQVVRVEEGGNVTDRIATPMPTFACMLGGDDGRTLFALCSPGSHPDESAGKAAGAIYTRTVEHAHAGRP; encoded by the coding sequence ATGGACGAGTGGTCGCTGTTGGTGGACGGGGTCGATTTCGGGGAGGGGCCGCGCTGGCGCGACGGCGCACTCTGGTACTCCGATTTCCACCAGCGTGCGGTGTACCGGGTGAGCGCCGACGGCGAGCGCACGGCGGTGTACGACGGACTCGACGACCGACCTTCGGGGATGGGCTGGTTGCCCGACGGCACGTTCCTCGTCGTGTTCATGACCAGCCGCCGTGTGATGTGCGACCGGGGCGACGGGCGGTTGGTCGAGTACGCCGACCTCTCGTCGATCGCCACCCACCACTGCAACGACCTGATCGTCGATCGTCACGGCAACGCGTTCGTGGGCAACTTCGGGTTCGATCTCGAAGCGCTCGCGTCGTTCGCCCCGGCCGACCTCGCCGTCGTCCGCCCCGACGGATCGGTAGCGGTGGCGGCACCCGACATGGCGTTCCCGAACGGTGCGGTCATCACGCCCGACGACACCACGTTGATCGTCGGCCAGTCGTTCGGCGGGAACTACATCGCGTTCACGATGCACGACGACGGCACGCTGACCGACCGCCGGCAGTGGGCCGAGATCCCCGGCACCGCACCCGACGGCTGCGCCCTCGACGACGCCGGTGGGATCTGGTTCAGCGACGCGCTCGGTTCACAGGTCGTGCGCGTCGAGGAGGGCGGCAACGTCACCGATCGCATCGCCACACCGATGCCGACGTTCGCGTGCATGCTCGGCGGCGACGACGGCCGCACCCTGTTCGCGCTGTGCTCACCCGGTTCGCATCCCGACGAGAGCGCCGGCAAGGCCGCCGGGGCGATCTACACGCGCACGGTCGAACACGCCCACGCCGGTCGCCCGTAG
- a CDS encoding GlsB/YeaQ/YmgE family stress response membrane protein, which translates to MSLVGWIVVGLLAGWLARWIVKDDRAGCIYTMIVGVVGAIVGGWLMATIDEEGVDEFSIRSILVAAVGAVVFLLVLQAIAGLGPRRSGSRRR; encoded by the coding sequence ATGAGTCTGGTCGGATGGATCGTCGTCGGGTTGCTCGCCGGATGGCTGGCCCGCTGGATCGTCAAGGACGATCGTGCGGGGTGCATCTACACGATGATCGTCGGTGTGGTCGGAGCGATCGTGGGTGGGTGGCTGATGGCCACCATCGACGAGGAGGGAGTCGACGAGTTCTCGATCCGCAGCATCCTCGTCGCCGCGGTCGGCGCCGTGGTGTTCCTGCTGGTGCTCCAGGCGATCGCCGGTCTCGGCCCCCGTCGGTCCGGTTCACGCCGCCGCTGA
- the thpR gene encoding RNA 2',3'-cyclic phosphodiesterase — MTRLFVAAWPDAETVEQLSSLDWPVAPDIRRVPDRNLHITLRFLGDVDPRAATDLLSTATLPVATATLGPSVERLDGRQIVVPVAGVDPLAAAVRSATAAIGQHDPRPFRGHITIARTRRGGPSTIVEAPVLGTFTIAEVALVASDLQPTGAVYSTLATFSTTPR; from the coding sequence GTGACCCGTCTGTTCGTCGCCGCGTGGCCCGACGCCGAGACGGTCGAGCAGCTCTCGTCGCTCGACTGGCCGGTCGCGCCGGACATTCGTCGTGTGCCCGATCGGAACCTGCACATCACGCTCCGGTTCCTCGGCGACGTCGATCCACGAGCGGCGACCGACCTCCTGAGCACCGCGACATTGCCGGTCGCGACCGCGACGCTCGGGCCATCGGTCGAGCGGCTCGACGGCCGACAGATCGTCGTGCCCGTCGCCGGTGTCGATCCGCTCGCCGCAGCGGTCCGGTCGGCGACGGCCGCGATCGGCCAACACGACCCACGCCCGTTCCGCGGCCACATCACGATCGCGCGGACCCGGCGAGGGGGGCCGTCGACCATCGTCGAGGCGCCGGTTCTCGGTACGTTCACGATCGCCGAGGTCGCGCTGGTGGCGAGCGATCTCCAACCCACCGGAGCCGTCTATTCGACGCTGGCGACGTTCTCGACCACGCCACGCTGA
- a CDS encoding DUF169 domain-containing protein — MVTTDDSLGSSGDGTPVRVGDEFHGRRIVDDLNRLLRLRTTPIGMKRFATVAEMEAVPKIRRPGAIHTTDQIVGQAARNGWTVGITVDDLVGDQCAAVVGLHPRDDEWLEGRQYSGVWYATPADAAAHQAAMDLPSFGEHEALAVSPLASGRLDPPDICLIYATPAQMILFVNGLQWTGYRKLEWGCVGESSCADSWGRALATGEPSLSIPCFAERRYGGVMEDELLMAIPPSYLPKVIDGLDALSRNGLRYPIPPYGVNADARAGLGVSYGS; from the coding sequence ATGGTCACGACGGATGACAGCCTCGGCAGCTCAGGAGACGGCACGCCGGTTCGCGTCGGCGACGAGTTCCACGGACGGAGGATCGTCGACGACCTGAACCGGTTGCTCCGGCTCCGGACCACACCGATCGGCATGAAGCGATTCGCGACCGTCGCCGAGATGGAGGCGGTGCCGAAGATCCGGCGGCCCGGCGCGATCCACACCACCGACCAGATCGTGGGACAGGCCGCCCGCAACGGATGGACCGTCGGCATCACCGTGGACGACCTGGTCGGCGACCAGTGCGCGGCCGTGGTCGGCCTGCACCCCCGAGACGACGAGTGGCTCGAGGGTCGGCAGTACTCCGGCGTCTGGTACGCCACACCCGCCGACGCCGCCGCGCACCAGGCCGCGATGGACCTCCCGTCGTTCGGTGAGCACGAAGCGCTCGCCGTGTCGCCGCTCGCGAGCGGACGCCTCGACCCGCCCGACATCTGCCTGATCTACGCCACCCCGGCGCAGATGATCCTGTTCGTCAACGGGCTCCAGTGGACCGGGTACCGCAAGCTCGAGTGGGGCTGCGTCGGCGAGTCGTCGTGCGCCGACTCGTGGGGCAGGGCATTGGCCACCGGCGAGCCGAGCCTCTCGATCCCGTGCTTCGCCGAGCGTCGGTACGGCGGGGTGATGGAGGACGAACTCCTCATGGCGATCCCGCCGTCGTACCTCCCGAAGGTGATCGACGGTCTCGACGCGCTCTCGCGCAACGGATTGCGCTACCCGATCCCGCCCTACGGGGTGAACGCCGACGCCCGAGCCGGTCTCGGCGTCAGCTACGGCAGCTGA